In Chlorobiota bacterium, the sequence TCTTGGCAGCGGCGGTGTCGCCAGTTGCTGGGGCGGTGGTGGCTGCGGCTGGGGCGGCTTTCATGGTGGCTTCCAGCTCGCTGTGTTGCTTCATCAGCTCGTCCAGCTTGGTGTTCCAGGCGGCGTAGTCGGCTTCGGCGGCTTTCCAGGCGGTCTCAACGTCGGCGCGCTTGCCGGCTTTCACCACTTCGGCCATCTTGGTTTGCGACTCGGCCAGCTTGGTCTCGATCTCTTTCACTGCTGCTTCGTGATCCTTCATCATCTGGTCCATCTTGGCGCGGGTCTCGGCCATTGCGGTGTCGGCCGGGTTGGCCGAAGCCTTCATCGTCTCGAACGCTGTGGCCAGCGCTGCATGCTGGGTCTTGAACTCGTTCAACTTCGTGGTGAAGTCGGTTGCTGCTTTTGTCCAAGCGTCGCTCAGGTCGGTAACGTTCTCTTTGCCGCAGCCAACGATCGTCAGTGCAGCGATGGCCAGCGTCAGCATGGCCTTGTAGGTGTTGCGAATCATGGTTGTCACTCCTTTTGGTTTCGTGAACGGTTAGATGTATCTGCTATAATGGGCTGTCACTTCAAGCAAGGGTTGCAAAGATAGGGGCTGTATCCAAGCAAAGAATGTGAGAGATTTTTTCGGGAACCATTCGCCGTTGGGATCACTCATCGAACGGCTGAATGGTGATTCCCCCCTCCATCCGCTCCTTAAGCTCCTCCACTTTCAACTCTGCCGACTGCAATTCCTGGCGGCAGTACTGCGCCACGGTGATCCCTTCCTCATAGAGCTTCATGGCCTCCGACAATGGGGTGGTTTCGCTTTCCAAAGCATCCACAATCTGGGCTAATCGCTCCAAAGATTCTTCGAACGAACGTTGTTTTTTTGCCATGGTAGAAGTTGCGCGAAGGCTTATACGCACCGAAAAATTTGGCGTTACCACGCCGCGTTGTTCCCGCTGGACCTACTCACCTTCCCAAGCACTTTTCCGCTTCAACGCGGCCTGGTGCCGGGGGCGAAGGCGGCGGCGTGCCAGCAGTTTGGTGATCTGCACAACCACCTCCGCAAGGCTCCGAAACGGGTAGTGGGGAAGCCGGTTGGCGTTGCAAAACGCCGCCAACTTCCCTTTCGCAAAAATGATGTCGGCGTGTTCGGCGGGGCAGCAATCGCTGATGCCGTCGCCGATGTAGATGATCCGGGCATCGGGATGGGCCAAGCCAAGCAGAACGTTCCGCTTGCAAACCGCCGACGGGCAGTTGCACCCCTCGGTGGCGTGCGGGAACCTTACGCTCATCCTTCCCTCGGGGGTCAACTCCGCACGGTTGCAAAAAAGTTCCACCCCGCCGATTCCATGCCGCTCCAGAAAACGCTGGATATAGAGATCGAAGCCATCGCTGACAATCGTGAAAGGGATTTCCTGCTGCTTGGCAATCAAAAGAAGCGGATGGATATCGGGATCAATAGCAACCGTTGCCAAAAAGGAATCCAGCATCTCCATCGTGAAAGGGGCGTGCAGGCTGGCGGCCACCCGCTTCCAGTACTCGCCGATTGGCAACGCCCCTTCCACCAGCATCGTGTGGTGTGGCTCCTGCGTTCCGAACCGTTGGAACAGCTCCCAACCGATGTCCGCGTGGCTGATGGTTCCGTCGAAATCGCAGAAGATGTGGGCGCGGAATAACCGCTCGGCCGCCGAACCGTCCGGCGGAGCATTCAGTTCGGGGAAGGTGGGGACGTTGGTGTTCAAGCGTTATCAAGAAGTTGGAGCGATGCCACGCAGTTATTGCACCCTTCCCACTTGCAACGCCAGCGAGAAGCCGTAAAAACTTTTTTGGGAGTTGATGGAGTACAGGAAGCTGATGCCAAGCCCCACGTGCGGCAGCGGGGTGATTCCAATCTGCCCTTCAATCGGGAAGGTAACGGTGCTGAAGGTTTGCACGCTGCGTGCGGTTTGCAGGACCTGGCCTTGCGCCACGCCAACGCCAGCAAGCATTGCCGCGTAGCCAATCTCATCGCGGGTGATGATGCCATACAACAGGCTGGCATCCAGAAGGTTATCGCCCGGGCGGTCGGGAAGCCGAAGGTTGCTGGAAGCAAGCGCGGTCCCTTGCATCACCCGCGCCGAAAGCAAATGGCCGTGCATGTAGTTGACGGTGAACCCAAGGTCAAAGCCGTACAGCGGCTCGACGGCCTTCATGGAAGCCAGCCCAAGCCGAAACCACATGGGCATTGCCTCTGCAGCATCCGTTGCTGCAACCGTCTGCGCCGGAAGCAATGGAGCCAAGAACCATGAACCGAAAAGGAAGGCCACCAACAGGGGGATGAATCGCATCTTACCCAAACAGCTTCCGTTCGGGCGATTGGGCAGCGGAAAGCATATCCAAAAACTCCTTGCGGGGGATTGCCTTTCCTCCAAGAATTGCCATGTGTGGTGTCACCATCTGGATATCAATCCACTGGGCCCCGCGTTCGCGCAGGTGGTCCATCATGTGAAGCAGGGCGAACTTGCTGGCGTTGGTGCGCCGGTGGAACATACTTTCGCCGGCATAGACCCCATCAATCTCCACGCCGTACAACCCACCAACCAACTCATCGCCATCCCAAACCTCGACGCTGTGGGCGTATCCCAATTCATGGAGCTGGCAGTAGGCGTGAACCATCGAGTCAATAATCCACGTTCCCGATTGGCCCTGGCGGGGCACCGCCGCGCACGCAGCAATAACGCTCGGGAAATCGCGGTCAATCGTGAAGGTGAACGCCGTCCGTTCGCGGTCCTTGCGAAGGCTTCGTGGGATATGGAGTTCGTTCAGGAACATCACCCCCCGCTCAATCGGCGAGACCCAATAAATTGAGTCCTCATCGGTGGGCCAGGGGAACACCCCCATGCGGTACGCCTTCAGCAAATTCTCGGTGGTGAACTCGCCACCGATCGCCACAAGCCCGTCATCGCCAGCAAGGTAGGGATCAATGAAATCAATGGTCGCCATGCAGGTACTTGGTTGTTGATTGGCCGCAAGATAGAGGGAAATCGGAAACCTTCCCCCCGACAACATTCCGTTAATGGATAGTGAAGGAGGTTCTTCGGCCCATTGTTGTAACTTCATCGCCATGAACATAGGCATTACCTGTTACCCTACCTACGGCGGAAGCGGCGTGGTGGCCACCGAGCTTGGAAAAGAGTTGGCCGCACGCGGCCATAACGTCCACTTCATCAGCTACGCACTCCCCTTCCGGTTAAATGGCTTCATGCAGAATATCTACTTCCATGAAGTTGAGTTGCCCGATTACCCGTTGTTCGAGGTTGACCTTTACTCACTTTCGCTGACCAGCAAGATGGTGGATGTGGTGCTGTACGACGACCTTGACATCCTGCACGTCCACTACGCAATCCCCCATGCCAGCAGTGCCTACATGGCAAAGCTGATTTTGAACGAGCAAGGCCGCGACATCAAAATCATCACCACCCTGCATGGGACCGACATCACGTTGATTGGCCTTGACCCCACCATGCTTCCGCTGGTCCGTTTCTCGATTGATAAATCGGATGGCATCACCACCGTTAGCCGATTCCTGCGCGAGAAGACGCTCACCAATTTCA encodes:
- the xseB gene encoding exodeoxyribonuclease VII small subunit; this translates as MAKKQRSFEESLERLAQIVDALESETTPLSEAMKLYEEGITVAQYCRQELQSAELKVEELKERMEGGITIQPFDE
- a CDS encoding leucyl/phenylalanyl-tRNA--protein transferase, producing MATIDFIDPYLAGDDGLVAIGGEFTTENLLKAYRMGVFPWPTDEDSIYWVSPIERGVMFLNELHIPRSLRKDRERTAFTFTIDRDFPSVIAACAAVPRQGQSGTWIIDSMVHAYCQLHELGYAHSVEVWDGDELVGGLYGVEIDGVYAGESMFHRRTNASKFALLHMMDHLRERGAQWIDIQMVTPHMAILGGKAIPRKEFLDMLSAAQSPERKLFG
- a CDS encoding MtnX-like HAD-IB family phosphatase — protein: MNTNVPTFPELNAPPDGSAAERLFRAHIFCDFDGTISHADIGWELFQRFGTQEPHHTMLVEGALPIGEYWKRVAASLHAPFTMEMLDSFLATVAIDPDIHPLLLIAKQQEIPFTIVSDGFDLYIQRFLERHGIGGVELFCNRAELTPEGRMSVRFPHATEGCNCPSAVCKRNVLLGLAHPDARIIYIGDGISDCCPAEHADIIFAKGKLAAFCNANRLPHYPFRSLAEVVVQITKLLARRRLRPRHQAALKRKSAWEGE